The candidate division KSB1 bacterium DNA segment GGCTCGGAACTGGAGGCGCTGCTGCTGGAGCACAGGCTCATTAGGCAATATGACCCGCCAGTGAATCGGCAGGTGGCGGTGCATCCACGGACGGTGCGATCCAGCACGCGCTCAAACTGCATTGTCGTGATGCCCTCCGTGGCGCCGGGTGCCGTGGAGCTGTTTCTTGCATCGAGGAGCGGTTTGTTCCGCCAGATGCGGGTGGTACCCCCAGTCCCCGAGCAGCACGTCCAGGCACTTCTCGCCGAGATTTACTTTGCCGCCCAGGCGCCGCAACCGAAAGAGTTGGAGCTGGAGCTCAGCGAAATCATGTTCAGCTGGCTGGAACAGCACAGAGACAGCGTGAGTTGGATCGAGGTAGATGGCACGGCTGGCTTGCACGATTGTCTGCGCCTGGTCAGGCTGCACGTGGAGCGCTTCGAGCCGGGCATCAGGCAGATCTTTCGCTAAGAGGTGCATCGGCAAATTCGAGGACAGAAGGTGGGAGTGAGTCTCCGGGCGCGGATCAGCCGGCTGGTTGTGTTACCCTGCCTACTTCTTCAGGTGGCTCCTGGCAGAGCAGGAGTCCCTTCTCCAGAGGAGTTTTTCGGCTTCCGCGTGGGGAGTGAGGGCCTGCTTCTGGACTATGACCAGTTGCGCTCTTATTTCTATGTTCTCTCCCAGTCTTCCCCTCGCATTCGACTCCATGAGGTCGGCCGCACTACCGAAGGGAGACCGTTTCTTGTGGCGGTGATTAGCTCTGTCGCCAACCTAGCGCGTGAGTCCTACTTCCGTGCGCTCCAAGCCAGACTCGCGGACGCACGCGTCACGAGCCAGGAGCAAGCCGAGCGCCTCTGCTCCGAGGCGCGCGGGGTGGTGGACATAAACTGCAGCATTCACCCCACCGAAGTGGGGGCTTCCCAAATGGCGGCAGAGCTCGCCTATGAACTTCTCAGCGAAGAATCGCCACGCGCCGAGCTGGTGCGCAACGAGGTGATCGCGCTGCTCATCCCAGCTCACAACCCAGATGGGCTTGAGCTGGTGGCAGACTGGTACCGCAAGTATGTGGGTACGCCCTATGAGGGGACTTTGCCGCCGTTTCTCTATCACCGTTACACTGGGCATGACCTAAACCGCGATTGGTTCATGCTCACTCAGGTGGAGACGGGGTTGACGGTGGACAGTGTGTACAACGCCTGGCGGCCGCATGTGGTAGTGGACATGCATCAGATGGGCTCACAGGGAGCACGGTTGTTTGTGCCACCTTACGTGGATCCCATTGACCCAAATGTGGACCCAGTGTTGCAGGCAGCCATGACGGCACTTGGGGCGCATGTTGCGTTAGAGCTCACTGTTCAGGGTTATGCAGGGGTCATCACGCACTCCGGCTTCGATGCATGGACACCGGCGCGTGCTTATCCAAATTACCACGGCGGCATCAGGTTTCTTGTCGAGACGGCGAGTTGCCTCCTGGCCAGCTCGGTCCAGGTGACGCCTCAGGCGGATAGCGGGCGTCGGGGCGAAGGTTTGAGCAGAAGTTGGAACTTGCCCCTCCCATGGCCTGGCGGTCCCTGGACCCTGCGCCACATCGTGGACTATGACAAAGCGGTGGCATGGGCCGTGTTGGAGCACGTGGCGCGCAACCGCGTGCTTTGGGTGCGCAACGCTTACACAGTGGCTCAGAATGCCCTACGGGCACGGGATGAGGTTTCCGCCTTCGTAGTACCTCGCGACCAGCCAGATCCGCCTGCGGCGCTCCAGATGCTGCAGACGTTGCGCCGCGGTCTGGTGGAAATCTACGAGGCACAAGCACCGTTCACCATCGGGGGCTGTTGTTACGCAGCAGGCACGTATGTCATCCCGCTCGCGCAACCGTACGGAGGCTACGCGCGTACGTTGTTGGAGCCCACCGTGTACCGGCCACCGCGCGTTCATCCCGACGGTCCTCCCGCCGAGCCCTATGACGTCACAGCCCACCAGCTGCCGCTGCTGATGGGAGTACGGGTGGAGAAAGTGTCGGGGCCGTTGCCGGCGGGCCTGCACCTGAAGCCAGCCGCACTGGAGCCCATGGGAGGCGTTCGAGAGCAGAGGAAGGCTTTCGCCTATCTGCTTGCGCCGCACACCCATTCCCACGCCGCAGCAAATCTGGTTATGCGTACCGGCGGGCACGTTTTCTGGGCCTCTGAACCCTTCACTGCAGCAGGACTGCTCTGGCCTGAAGGCACGTTTGTATTAGAAAACGTGGAGCATTGGCAGACATTGGATAGCCTAGCGCGCCAGGCAGGCCTGGAGCTTGTCCCTGTAGACAGCCCGCTCCGGGTCCAACTTCGGCGCATCGCGTCGCCGCGAATAGCCGTGTATGAGAGCTATGTGGCCGCCGCAGATGAGGGTTGGCTTCGCTGGGTGTTGGAGAAGGAGGGGTTTTCTTACCAGTCGGTGCACGACGTAGATATCAGAGCGGGTGACCTTGCCAGGCGTTTCGACGTGGTCCTCCTTCCCAGCCTTAGCGAGCGGGCCCTTCGAGAGGGACTCAGCGCGGATCGCTACCCGCGTGCCTTTGCTGGTGGCCTTGGCCAGGAGGGGATTGAGCAACTTCGACACTTCGTGGCCCACGGTGGGACGCTCATCGCGCTGGGCACGGCGTGTGAACTGCCGTTGCGCCACTGTGCACTCCCCGTGCGCAATGTGCTCGAGGGAAAAGAGGGCCAGAGATTCCGCTGTCCGGGCTCGCTGGTGCGGATGCGATGCGATCCCCACCATCCCCTCTGTTATGGCATGCAGGAGGAGGGAGCTGCTTTCGTCACCGAGAAGATGGCGTTTGATCCCTCCTCGTGTGAGGCGCCAATCACTTTCGCAACGAACGGACTGTTGCTGAGCGGGTGGTTGGAGGGAGAAGACCTCATCGCCAATCGAGCTGCTGTGGCGGCATGTTCCATGGGCAAGGGCAGGGTCGTCCTCTTCGGATTCAGGCCCCACTTTCGGGCCTGGACCGTGGGGACCTTTCGGGTGCTCTTCAATGCGCTGTACTGGGGATCGCTCAGGGAGCAGTAGAGTGGCAATCGGACTCGCGGAGGACCAGTGGCTGCCCAACTCTTCGGACCGCAGGTGAGCGCATACGTAGTGACCATTCGCAACTGGCGCGTGGCCAGGGCCGTGCGTCGTTACCTGCAAACGTCGGATCGGTTCGCCACTCTATTCGAGGGGTTTGTCCGCGAACTGGGTGCGCCTGTCGAGGAGCTCCGGGCGGTGCGCGCTATGCTTGACGACGTCCATCGCGACTTGACGCTTGTGTTCCGTCGCCCGGACGATATCGCCGCGGGTAGATTCGAGCCAGTGGCAAAGTTCACTCCCGAAGGTGCCGAGCTGCGCATGCTTATCAATGTGGAGCTCCTCCGGCACAAGATGATGGTGGTAGAAGAGTACCGCTGCGGCGTGGGCTACTACCGGGACGACCTTCAGGGCGCTCAGGTTCTCCAAGAAACCTTGTCCACCAACCTGGTGAATATCAAAGTGCTCTTCGATGAGGGGCGCGAGCTGCTCTTGGAGCTTGTGGACTCGAACAAAGAGAACGTGGTCTTGCTTGCGTGGATGCTTGAGGAGCCGGAAGAGGTCCTGGTCGGCTTGGGGGTGTCCACGCAGGCATTGCTGGCGCGCCTGTTTGGACCGGAGCATGTTCCGGATGTCTATCGCAAAGTGGGGGAGTACTACCTGGAAAGCGGGTGGGGCGAACGCGCGGCGCGGGTGCTCGCCGAAGGGGCGCGGTTCAAGGACAGCTTCGTGCCCCCACCCGAGGCGGCACCGGCGACGCTCACCGATGAGAAATGAGTTGCAATCTTGGGTGGAAATTCGTAAATTGCATACGCTGTCGGAGCTGATCAACTTGTGGAGGGTGAGATGGCAATCAAAGAACAGATGCATGGCAACGTGGCAGTCCTGCAACTCAAGGGCAACCTGATGGGGGGACCGGAAACGCTGGAGGTCCACGAAAAGGTGAAGGAGTTGGTCGGAAAGGGGATCAACCGCGTCGTGATGGACTTGTCCAAGGTCAAGTGGGTGAACAGCTCGGGTCTGGGTGCCATGATGGGTGCCATGACCACTGTGCGCAATGCTCAGGGGGACCTTCGCCTCTCAGGGGTGACGGAAAAAGTGCAAAGCCTGTTGATGATTACGAAGTTGGTCACGATTTTCGATACGTTTCCGACCGTGGAAGAGGCGGTCGCCAGCTTCGGCAAGTAAGAGGTTCCATCAGGGGTAAGTAGAGCACAGAAAGGAGCAGCGATGCGTGCCGAGCACCAGCGTTGCCGCATGCCATGCGCCGTGGCAATCGCCCTGCTTCTGGGCGGGCCCCTGTCTGCCTCCGACCTGCAGAGGCCCTATGACCCGGTTGTGGTAGACGGGCGATCTTTACCCCTATTGGTGGGGTCGCAGGTGGAGCAGATCCGGGTCTATGCCTATCGCGCCAATACTGGGCAATGGGAGCCCATTCCCTTCCAGATAGACGAACGTGACAACCAGAACACCTACTTCAATGGCACGTACAACGGGGTATTGGACTCTCTGGATCAGGTGGTCTTCATGGCGAGCGACCTGGGCGATGTGGCACCGGAAGACGGGTGGGTTGCCGATAATGCGGCCCGCTTCAATGTCCGCTACTTGGTGACGGTGGCCGACACACTTGGCGGTCTGCGGCAAGGGTATGCCTACCTCTACCTTTCGCCAGAGCTTGCAGCCTCGCCATTGCAATACATGAGCTATAACCCAGCCACCGACCTGGTCACAGGTGTGAGCTATGCCATCCAGAATGGGGTCAAAGGGTTTGCCGACTTTTTGGCCATCAATGCGGCGGCAGGGGGCGACGGGCTCGATTTTCTGGACCGGCAGAAGTTTCGTCTTCAGGTGAGCGTGTATGGACTCAATATCGAGCCGTTTCACGAAGACCACCCTTGGCTTTCTCTCCGCAGGGTAGACTATCGTGGTGGTGCAGTGCGGTTGATGCGGTCGCAGGTGCTGCTTTTCAGTGGCTCGGTTTTTGGGGTTACCTTTTCCGACAGCCTTAAGCTGGTCACCACCTATTACCCGCACTTTGCCTACATGTCCACCGGTGAACGGTCGCTGGTGGCTATCCCCAACGTGAGCATCCGCATGCTCCGGTTTTCCTATGACCTGAATTCGCGGGCCTTTGGCATGGTGTTTTACAACCCTTGGAACCTCGCCGGTAATCGCATCAACGCGATCGAGGCCGCGGGCTTTAATGCCACCTTGCTTTGGCCAGGGCTGAACTGGTACCTCATCACCGCCGACCCGAGCTATCCGGGGAGCGCCTTGCAGAGGGCCTCCGTGGTAGGGATTGTGGGGTTGGGAGGGAACCCGATCAGTGACCGATATCGTTTGTTCTACCGCGACAACTCGTCCCCGGAGTCTCCGAACACCGGTGAAGATGGTTCCTACGGCGAGACGGGGATAATCCTCGAAGACGACCAGACGATGCAGGGCACGCTCAACTTGACATATTGGAGCTACTATCTTCCGGAAAACCTCACCTATCAGCAGGCGGAACAAATAGCTGCACAGGCAGCAGCCCCCTTGGTGGCGTGGGGTGTGCCCGAATACTTCGATTTTACTCCGCCGGCTCGCGTAGCTGACTTAGGGGTCGTGGATGCCCAAGACACGTTCGTCATACTGAGCTTGACCGCCCCTGGAGACGACCAGTGGATGGGTGGCGCGGCCACAAGCTATGAAATTCGCTACCACACCGAGCCGGTGGGGGCCGACACAGCCGCGTGGTGGGAGGCGGCAACGCCCGTGGCCGGAGTACCCGACCCCGTAGAGCCAGGTCTGGCCCAGACAGTGGCGGTTGTCGGTCTGCAGCAGAACACGACCTACTACTTCCTGTTGGTCGCCTTCGATAATGTGGGAAATGCATCTCCGTACTCCAATGTGGCCTCCGCGACCACACTGCCAGTGGAGCTATCGAGGTTTGTCGCGCGGGCGGGCGAAGGGCAGGTGGTGTTAGAGTGGACTACCCAAACCGAAAGCAACAACTACGGCTTTGAAGTGCAACGACAGGACGGGCGGAGTCTGGAGTGGAAAGTGGTGGGTTTCGTCCCCGGATCGGGCACAACTTCCAGACCGCATACCTATTGCTTTGTGGACCGAAGGCTCAGCGCTCGCACTTATTACTACCGACTGAAACAGGTCGATAACGACGGCACGTTCACTTTCTCGCCGGTGGTAGAGGTTGTGGTTGCGCCACCTGCCTCTTCGGCGCTCGTGGGTAATTACCCGAACCCGTTCAACCCTGGGACGGAGATCTCCTATCGGGTGGGGAAGGGCCCTCAGGATGGTCCGGTGCAGGTGCGCCTTGTGCTTTACAACATGCTCGGTCAAGAGATCGCGACCTTGGTGGATGGCCTGATGGAGCCTGGGTGGTATACCGTGACCTGGGACGGACGTGATGCATTCGGCCGCTCCGCGGGATCAGGGTTGTACATCTGTCGGTTCCAGGCGGGCCAATTCGCCGCGTCAATGAAGATGCTTAAGATGCAATGAGGGGCCTTTTGCGGTATGTGGCGCATGGGTTGCCGCGACGGGATTGGCAGGCATAAGGCGA contains these protein-coding regions:
- a CDS encoding STAS domain-containing protein — protein: MAIKEQMHGNVAVLQLKGNLMGGPETLEVHEKVKELVGKGINRVVMDLSKVKWVNSSGLGAMMGAMTTVRNAQGDLRLSGVTEKVQSLLMITKLVTIFDTFPTVEEAVASFGK
- a CDS encoding M14 family metallopeptidase; its protein translation is MGVSLRARISRLVVLPCLLLQVAPGRAGVPSPEEFFGFRVGSEGLLLDYDQLRSYFYVLSQSSPRIRLHEVGRTTEGRPFLVAVISSVANLARESYFRALQARLADARVTSQEQAERLCSEARGVVDINCSIHPTEVGASQMAAELAYELLSEESPRAELVRNEVIALLIPAHNPDGLELVADWYRKYVGTPYEGTLPPFLYHRYTGHDLNRDWFMLTQVETGLTVDSVYNAWRPHVVVDMHQMGSQGARLFVPPYVDPIDPNVDPVLQAAMTALGAHVALELTVQGYAGVITHSGFDAWTPARAYPNYHGGIRFLVETASCLLASSVQVTPQADSGRRGEGLSRSWNLPLPWPGGPWTLRHIVDYDKAVAWAVLEHVARNRVLWVRNAYTVAQNALRARDEVSAFVVPRDQPDPPAALQMLQTLRRGLVEIYEAQAPFTIGGCCYAAGTYVIPLAQPYGGYARTLLEPTVYRPPRVHPDGPPAEPYDVTAHQLPLLMGVRVEKVSGPLPAGLHLKPAALEPMGGVREQRKAFAYLLAPHTHSHAAANLVMRTGGHVFWASEPFTAAGLLWPEGTFVLENVEHWQTLDSLARQAGLELVPVDSPLRVQLRRIASPRIAVYESYVAAADEGWLRWVLEKEGFSYQSVHDVDIRAGDLARRFDVVLLPSLSERALREGLSADRYPRAFAGGLGQEGIEQLRHFVAHGGTLIALGTACELPLRHCALPVRNVLEGKEGQRFRCPGSLVRMRCDPHHPLCYGMQEEGAAFVTEKMAFDPSSCEAPITFATNGLLLSGWLEGEDLIANRAAVAACSMGKGRVVLFGFRPHFRAWTVGTFRVLFNALYWGSLREQ